From Paenibacillus graminis, a single genomic window includes:
- a CDS encoding family 43 glycosylhydrolase, protein MQYNSVRPGQVWLDTEGKRIQAHGGSIITVGDTFYWYGENKEKTKPGTGIWHWGVRCYASQDLYNWEDKGVIILPEEKDESSPLHFSQYMDRPHIIFNQATGKFVCWIKVMKKDGTQKSTVLTADHILGPYTMVQGNLRPLNMSAGDFDLTVSPDGKAYYCFERVHSELICADLTDDYTNVTGYYSTHFPNIQPPYVREAPAYFFRKGQHYLFTSGTTGYHPNPSEVAKAKTFHGPWEVLGDPHPEDVSRTSYNSQITSVFKHPFKKDLYIALADRWMPNLPELAGEDHANGEGYRKSAEIYQAIFDPDTDFVMEETHYSLLIDINTSKADYVWLPVRFDGEMAYLDWKDEWKVEDYE, encoded by the coding sequence ATGCAATACAATTCTGTTAGACCCGGACAAGTATGGCTGGATACGGAGGGTAAACGAATTCAGGCGCATGGAGGTTCAATTATTACCGTTGGAGACACATTTTATTGGTATGGTGAGAACAAGGAAAAAACTAAACCAGGCACTGGAATTTGGCATTGGGGTGTACGATGTTATGCATCTCAGGATTTATATAACTGGGAAGACAAAGGGGTCATAATTTTACCTGAGGAAAAGGATGAGAGTTCTCCTCTGCACTTTTCTCAATATATGGACAGACCGCATATAATTTTTAATCAAGCAACTGGTAAGTTTGTATGCTGGATTAAAGTTATGAAAAAAGACGGCACGCAGAAGTCCACAGTGTTGACTGCCGACCATATTCTCGGACCTTACACAATGGTTCAAGGCAATCTTCGTCCGCTAAATATGAGTGCCGGAGATTTTGATCTGACGGTCTCGCCTGATGGCAAAGCATATTATTGTTTTGAGCGGGTTCACAGCGAACTTATCTGTGCCGATTTGACTGACGATTATACAAATGTGACAGGATATTATTCTACGCATTTTCCCAATATACAACCGCCTTATGTACGTGAAGCCCCGGCCTATTTCTTCAGAAAGGGACAGCATTACTTGTTTACTTCTGGAACAACAGGCTATCATCCTAACCCTTCAGAAGTGGCAAAGGCCAAAACGTTCCACGGTCCTTGGGAAGTACTAGGGGACCCCCATCCAGAGGATGTCTCCAGAACTTCTTATAACTCGCAGATTACTTCGGTATTTAAACATCCATTTAAGAAGGATCTGTACATTGCTTTAGCAGATAGATGGATGCCGAATCTTCCCGAGTTGGCGGGAGAAGACCATGCGAACGGAGAGGGATACCGGAAATCTGCAGAAATTTACCAGGCGATTTTCGATCCTGATACCGATTTTGTTATGGAAGAGACTCACTATTCACTTTTGATAGATATTAATACTTCTAAAGCGGACTATGTATGGCTTCCTGTACGCTTTGATGGAGAGATGGCTTACTTGGATTGGAAAGATGAATGGAAAGTGGAGGATTATGAATAA
- a CDS encoding response regulator transcription factor, with the protein MKLLIADDDNQIRTGMKEAIDWSAIDINQVVTASNGIEALQLFNEVMPEIVVTDVRMPGMDGLELLKEIKKVRPQTRVIILSGFNDFEYLKRAIQLGAVDYEMKPIRARSLIALIRKIKEDIIREQMTEHEFQKYLQSYKSSFRSELIAGNVTDRLVILEGLQQYYGFDGTGNLIYLSVQMDSDQNRSETSGYATDIFFQLFNESELAGKGICLKSSYNKLVILLKTETPSYLYYQQSICELMNLLRDWNDILRVQGYSTFSAGISGPGQVSEFMKFFSEANQAMSMRFYEGNSTVYVFNEDITLQDLSIVGLLENNEFKAKLLKGDLEALPELLKTEFNRLKLERRYSKKSIATYTKTLLQYCMVTVRNLPADVIEYIQNNIALIEEGSELWIFNDFEKVAVSVFEKVSKRLSRELSPVMVRADEYIRKNFTHELSVEKLSAYVGKTPNYFSHRFKLEFGVSFKEYINRLRIDKAKELIVHTNDLIYEISEQVGFSDYIYFTQVFKKIEGHSPGILRKQAK; encoded by the coding sequence ATGAAGTTGTTGATTGCAGACGATGACAACCAGATTCGAACCGGAATGAAGGAGGCTATTGATTGGTCGGCTATAGATATTAATCAAGTCGTAACCGCTTCTAATGGAATAGAAGCATTGCAGTTGTTTAACGAAGTGATGCCGGAAATCGTTGTTACTGATGTCAGGATGCCGGGGATGGATGGACTGGAACTTCTTAAAGAAATTAAAAAGGTCAGACCGCAAACCAGAGTCATTATTCTGAGTGGTTTTAATGATTTTGAATATTTAAAGAGAGCGATCCAACTAGGTGCTGTTGATTATGAAATGAAGCCGATTCGTGCTCGGAGTCTGATTGCATTAATTCGAAAGATTAAGGAAGACATTATTCGTGAGCAAATGACGGAACATGAATTTCAAAAATATCTTCAATCTTATAAGTCCAGTTTCCGATCAGAACTTATTGCAGGCAATGTAACAGATCGGCTGGTTATTCTTGAGGGGCTGCAGCAATATTATGGGTTTGATGGGACCGGAAATCTAATTTATCTTTCTGTACAAATGGATAGTGATCAAAATAGGAGTGAAACATCAGGTTATGCTACGGACATATTCTTCCAGCTCTTTAATGAGAGTGAATTGGCGGGAAAGGGGATTTGCCTAAAATCTAGCTATAATAAATTGGTGATTTTACTTAAAACGGAAACACCCTCCTACCTATATTATCAACAATCCATATGTGAATTAATGAATTTGCTGCGGGACTGGAACGATATTTTAAGAGTGCAAGGTTATTCTACATTTTCTGCTGGAATCAGCGGTCCTGGTCAAGTATCTGAATTTATGAAGTTTTTTTCTGAAGCAAATCAGGCGATGTCCATGCGCTTCTATGAAGGCAACAGTACAGTGTATGTATTTAACGAGGATATAACGTTGCAAGACTTATCAATTGTTGGATTACTTGAAAATAATGAATTTAAAGCAAAGTTGTTAAAAGGAGACTTGGAAGCATTGCCTGAACTGCTTAAGACAGAATTTAACAGGCTGAAGCTGGAACGCAGGTACAGCAAGAAGAGCATCGCAACCTATACGAAAACTCTACTTCAATATTGTATGGTTACCGTGAGAAACCTCCCTGCTGATGTTATTGAATACATCCAAAATAATATAGCCCTTATTGAAGAAGGCTCGGAACTTTGGATATTCAATGATTTTGAGAAAGTTGCCGTTTCTGTATTTGAAAAAGTGAGCAAGCGACTATCCAGGGAACTTAGTCCCGTCATGGTACGTGCAGATGAGTATATTCGCAAAAACTTTACACATGAGTTATCCGTTGAGAAGCTTTCTGCCTACGTGGGGAAAACACCAAATTATTTTAGTCATCGTTTCAAGCTTGAGTTTGGTGTATCCTTTAAAGAATATATTAATCGGCTGAGAATTGACAAAGCCAAAGAGCTGATTGTCCATACGAATGATCTTATTTATGAAATAAGTGAACAAGTCGGTTTCTCTGATTACATTTATTTTACACAGGTATTCAAAAAAATCGAGGGGCATTCGCCGGGGATATTAAGGAAACAAGCAAAATAA
- a CDS encoding alpha-L-rhamnosidase C-terminal domain-containing protein, with amino-acid sequence MTETSSKLSGAYWIKPPWNAYEKKGLDPDVKENRFVYYRYTVHLDTPGSLELSISANSRYRLWVNGEPVVSGPCKGDRWRHYYETLDVSSYLRPGLNIFAVQVWSLNTYLVNDPLKANQPIYSISSLPIGPRLAVRGVCINAQGEVLADLTTGFADWQAAVDDAITVHSDNQYTIYMGAIAERVKGALLPRRWKEEAEPEGGWYQAEKSDPCLSIGDPYPHFIVPTLPLVSRPIPLLYERQREFVREMPIRQNDLDSFSFYSSVDANYEVNLPPHSNLVIELDAGELVTGYPLYYIDQGKGAKVTFRYAERYFEPGNVKNSTVRDDAYNGVIMGFEDIYYPSGQAELYEPFWLRTFRFIRIEVQTGESPILLRRPRYLESAYPLQAKSSVASPADWVEPLYNVSLRTLQFCMHETYEDCPYYEQMQFIMDTRLQALFTYSVGGDIGLARKALEDFHCSLLPEGITQNRFPSTMVQIIPSFSLHYIFMLHDYYQQTGDTELVKRYRPTVDAILDWFERKVGNTGLVERIGYWEYIDWVTEWEAGEPAASKEGPSTVHNLVYVSALQVAAQLSIVTGRSQVGEEYELRARGILQSIERLCWSEQQGMYCEGPAFEQYSQHAQLWAVLTGLSTGEKAKRVMNNALDKPEVLKCSFSMAFFLFRALEKAGMYERTVELMNQWIELLPLNLTTLPETPTESRSDCHAWSALPLYELTHCILGVKSLKPGWCEVLIEPHTLNLPEMKGEISTPAGIISVNWKKTDKAFYIAGNVPDGIALTVRWNGVIDVNYPNGGSFNESVNCDTSL; translated from the coding sequence ATGACAGAGACATCCAGCAAGCTCAGTGGAGCATATTGGATTAAACCTCCCTGGAATGCCTATGAAAAAAAAGGACTTGATCCGGATGTAAAAGAAAATCGCTTTGTTTATTACCGTTACACCGTTCATCTTGACACCCCTGGTTCACTCGAACTTTCAATTAGTGCCAACAGTCGCTATCGACTTTGGGTTAACGGTGAACCAGTCGTATCGGGTCCTTGCAAAGGGGACCGCTGGCGACATTATTACGAGACACTGGATGTAAGTTCCTACCTTCGGCCCGGACTTAATATCTTCGCTGTTCAAGTATGGTCATTAAATACGTATCTAGTTAATGACCCACTGAAGGCCAATCAGCCTATATACTCTATTTCGTCTTTACCGATCGGTCCAAGACTGGCGGTAAGAGGAGTTTGTATAAACGCTCAAGGTGAAGTGCTGGCAGATTTGACAACCGGCTTTGCCGATTGGCAAGCAGCTGTGGATGATGCTATTACTGTTCATTCAGACAATCAATATACCATTTATATGGGAGCCATTGCCGAACGTGTTAAGGGAGCACTACTACCACGCAGATGGAAAGAGGAGGCTGAGCCGGAGGGGGGGTGGTACCAGGCGGAAAAGAGCGACCCTTGTCTGAGTATTGGCGATCCGTATCCACATTTTATCGTACCGACCCTTCCTCTTGTTTCACGTCCAATTCCGTTGTTGTATGAGAGACAGCGGGAGTTTGTCCGTGAGATGCCTATCCGTCAGAATGATCTTGATTCGTTTAGCTTTTATAGCTCTGTTGATGCCAACTATGAGGTCAATCTTCCGCCTCACAGCAATCTGGTTATAGAACTGGATGCCGGAGAGCTGGTTACCGGGTACCCCCTTTATTACATTGATCAAGGAAAAGGAGCCAAGGTTACTTTCCGCTATGCAGAGCGTTATTTTGAACCGGGTAACGTGAAGAACAGTACCGTCCGGGACGATGCTTATAACGGCGTCATTATGGGATTTGAAGATATTTATTATCCGTCCGGCCAAGCTGAACTTTACGAGCCATTCTGGCTTAGAACCTTCCGTTTTATTCGGATTGAAGTGCAGACGGGGGAGTCGCCAATACTTCTTCGGCGCCCCCGATATTTGGAAAGTGCCTACCCGTTGCAGGCTAAATCTTCTGTTGCATCACCTGCAGACTGGGTTGAACCTCTTTACAATGTCAGTTTGAGAACCTTGCAGTTCTGTATGCATGAGACCTACGAAGACTGCCCTTATTATGAACAAATGCAGTTTATTATGGATACGAGGCTCCAGGCACTATTTACATATAGCGTCGGAGGCGACATTGGTCTTGCCCGAAAAGCATTAGAGGACTTTCACTGTTCTCTTTTACCGGAAGGAATTACACAGAACCGTTTCCCGAGCACGATGGTTCAGATCATTCCTTCGTTTTCTTTACATTATATTTTCATGCTTCATGATTATTATCAGCAGACGGGGGATACAGAGCTTGTTAAACGCTACCGCCCTACAGTTGATGCCATCCTTGACTGGTTTGAACGCAAGGTAGGCAATACAGGCTTGGTGGAACGCATTGGTTACTGGGAATATATCGATTGGGTCACAGAATGGGAAGCTGGTGAGCCTGCAGCTTCTAAAGAAGGACCATCCACGGTCCATAATTTGGTTTATGTAAGTGCCTTACAGGTTGCAGCACAACTAAGTATTGTGACCGGACGCAGTCAGGTCGGAGAAGAGTACGAGCTGCGCGCGCGCGGAATTCTTCAATCCATTGAGCGGCTTTGTTGGTCTGAACAACAGGGAATGTACTGCGAAGGTCCGGCATTCGAACAATACAGCCAGCATGCCCAGCTATGGGCAGTACTTACCGGACTTTCCACAGGCGAGAAGGCGAAGCGCGTGATGAACAATGCGCTTGATAAACCAGAAGTGTTGAAGTGCTCTTTCTCAATGGCATTTTTCCTGTTCCGTGCTCTTGAAAAGGCTGGAATGTATGAACGAACAGTTGAACTTATGAACCAATGGATTGAACTGCTGCCGCTTAATCTTACAACTCTTCCGGAGACACCTACGGAGTCTCGGAGTGATTGCCATGCGTGGAGCGCGCTGCCCCTGTATGAACTTACTCACTGCATCCTTGGCGTGAAAAGTCTTAAACCAGGATGGTGCGAGGTCCTGATTGAGCCGCATACGCTGAATCTTCCGGAAATGAAGGGAGAGATTTCTACTCCAGCAGGAATTATATCAGTGAATTGGAAAAAGACCGATAAGGCTTTTTACATAGCCGGTAATGTGCCTGATGGAATTGCGCTTACGGTTCGATGGAATGGTGTGATCGATGTTAATTATCCAAATGGCGGTTCATTTAATGAGTCCGTAAATTGTGATACATCGCTATAA
- a CDS encoding ABC transporter permease yields the protein MIAITNKRDGSREKKKKRWKQIIPVYVMILPGLLYLLINNYIPMFGVIIAFKKLNFSEGIFRSPWNGMDNFKFLFATTDAWTITRNTLLYNIAFFVIGTVVAIAMAVLINEIRSKLASKAYQSLSLLPFLMSWVVVSYLTYAFLSSETGLINNSILEPLGRDKINWYMDKTYWPLILIIVNTWKSIGYSMIIYLASIVGINQDYYEAATIDGATKWKQIRHITLPLLKPTFLTLLILSIGQIFRSDFGLFYQIPQNSGALYSVTRTLDVYVYQALLRNSDYGMSSAASFYQSIVGFVLILAANFLIKKFNRESALF from the coding sequence ATGATAGCGATTACAAATAAACGGGATGGTAGTAGAGAGAAAAAGAAAAAACGCTGGAAACAGATTATTCCGGTTTATGTAATGATTTTACCAGGGTTACTTTACCTGTTAATCAATAACTATATTCCGATGTTTGGAGTCATTATTGCATTTAAAAAGCTAAACTTCTCTGAGGGGATCTTTAGAAGTCCATGGAACGGGATGGATAATTTTAAGTTTCTGTTTGCGACTACAGATGCCTGGACAATAACAAGAAATACACTTCTGTACAACATTGCGTTTTTTGTCATCGGTACCGTTGTTGCTATAGCAATGGCTGTCTTAATTAATGAGATTCGAAGTAAACTAGCTTCCAAGGCGTATCAAAGCTTGTCCTTACTCCCGTTTCTGATGAGTTGGGTGGTTGTGAGTTATCTGACATATGCATTTTTGTCTTCGGAAACCGGACTCATTAACAATTCCATTTTGGAACCCTTAGGAAGAGATAAGATCAATTGGTATATGGATAAAACCTACTGGCCATTAATTTTAATTATAGTAAATACTTGGAAAAGTATTGGTTACAGTATGATTATTTACTTAGCCAGTATTGTTGGAATCAATCAGGACTACTATGAGGCAGCAACCATCGACGGAGCAACCAAATGGAAGCAGATTAGACATATTACACTTCCACTTTTAAAGCCTACATTTTTAACCTTGCTAATACTCAGTATCGGCCAAATTTTCCGTTCTGACTTTGGACTTTTTTATCAAATTCCACAAAATAGTGGAGCACTTTATTCTGTTACGAGAACCTTGGATGTTTATGTCTATCAGGCGCTGCTGCGAAACAGTGATTATGGAATGTCCAGTGCAGCCAGCTTCTATCAATCGATTGTGGGATTTGTACTTATTTTGGCCGCAAATTTCCTGATCAAGAAATTTAACCGGGAAAGTGCATTGTTCTAA
- a CDS encoding ABC transporter substrate-binding protein, which translates to MKKLITLSLVLALTALTACSNNSKSKTNAENEGSTAADIPTIVWQYPSQGNLGSGFQDVENALNAMLEKDVGARVEFEPVGLMESTKKASLAVATGEQLDIMLTAFTGLGPSVESGLIVPLNDLINQYGKDIKEQAGVLLDSSSYDSKIYGVPPVYVKGYSYGYVARTDILNKYGIKIDPDKKYTMDDLAQIFALVKAGEGKDFYMTIPWNTTQDPLNNSYIEYDKLTGSLSGGVLMLNRSFDDTTVTNLFDTDEYASYVAKMYDWAQKGYISSDAAITKQSPGSLFETKKYLGMMTWDGPLAAEEFKSSTGMDAVLIPMLDPYVANNGGQGIMWNITQNSKNPAKAMEVLNYIYKNKEAAWLIQFGIEGQSYKVVEQSDKGTRIEYMDADPTKLPYSQGYGIYGNRLEWPVLPPAPIDKNNILKEADDNIPESRYSRAIGYTFVQKNVSSEIAAVSTVIEQYTPAFNSGALNPEEALPKFLSALKAAGINKIIQENQTQLDEFLRNKEQ; encoded by the coding sequence ATGAAAAAGTTGATAACGCTGTCACTAGTCTTGGCATTAACCGCATTAACCGCTTGTTCTAACAATTCAAAAAGCAAAACTAATGCAGAAAATGAAGGCAGCACGGCAGCGGATATTCCGACCATTGTGTGGCAATATCCATCACAGGGGAATCTGGGTTCGGGTTTTCAAGATGTTGAGAACGCGCTCAATGCCATGCTGGAAAAAGATGTGGGGGCACGTGTCGAATTTGAACCGGTAGGGTTGATGGAATCTACTAAAAAGGCATCTCTGGCAGTGGCTACCGGTGAACAACTGGATATTATGCTGACTGCATTCACAGGTCTGGGTCCATCGGTAGAAAGCGGATTGATTGTTCCGTTGAATGATTTGATTAATCAGTATGGAAAGGATATCAAAGAACAAGCCGGGGTATTACTGGATAGTTCCAGCTATGATTCTAAGATTTACGGAGTGCCACCAGTATACGTTAAAGGTTACAGCTATGGCTATGTTGCCAGAACAGATATTTTGAATAAATACGGAATTAAAATTGATCCAGACAAAAAATACACCATGGATGATCTGGCTCAGATCTTTGCATTAGTTAAAGCTGGGGAAGGTAAAGACTTTTATATGACGATTCCATGGAACACTACGCAAGATCCGTTAAATAATTCCTATATTGAATATGACAAATTAACCGGATCACTCTCAGGCGGAGTATTGATGTTAAACCGAAGTTTCGACGATACAACAGTAACCAATCTTTTTGATACAGACGAATATGCAAGTTATGTGGCCAAAATGTATGATTGGGCCCAAAAGGGATACATCTCTTCAGATGCGGCTATCACCAAACAATCGCCGGGCTCGTTGTTTGAGACAAAGAAATATTTAGGGATGATGACCTGGGATGGCCCGCTGGCAGCTGAAGAATTCAAGAGCAGCACCGGTATGGATGCTGTCTTGATTCCGATGCTTGATCCGTATGTCGCCAACAATGGCGGCCAGGGGATTATGTGGAACATCACTCAGAACTCAAAGAATCCAGCCAAAGCAATGGAAGTATTAAATTATATCTATAAGAATAAAGAGGCAGCCTGGTTAATTCAGTTTGGGATTGAAGGGCAATCTTATAAAGTTGTAGAACAATCGGATAAAGGAACTCGTATCGAATATATGGATGCTGATCCTACAAAACTTCCATATTCTCAGGGATACGGTATTTATGGGAACCGTTTGGAATGGCCTGTTCTCCCTCCAGCTCCAATTGACAAGAACAATATCCTAAAAGAGGCTGACGATAACATACCCGAATCCCGGTACTCACGGGCTATAGGTTATACCTTTGTTCAAAAAAATGTATCTTCAGAAATAGCAGCGGTATCGACTGTGATAGAACAATACACGCCAGCGTTTAATAGCGGAGCTCTGAATCCAGAAGAAGCGTTACCTAAGTTCTTATCTGCATTAAAAGCTGCCGGGATTAACAAAATTATTCAAGAGAATCAGACGCAACTGGATGAATTTTTACGGAATAAAGAGCAGTAA
- a CDS encoding glycoside hydrolase family 43 protein produces the protein MNNFITNPILPGFNPDPSILRVGEDFYIATSTFEWFPGVQIHHSRDLIHWQLIARPLNSVSHLDMRGNPCSGGVWAPCLSYSEGVFYLIYTDAKSVDGWGFKDTHNYLVTATDLTGKWSEPIYLNSSGFDPSLFHDDDGRKWLVNMLWDYRSVRNLFAGIVLQEYSMKEKKLVGNPVNIFMGSELGITEGPHLYKHNGYYYLMTAEGGTGLHHAVTMARSINIEGPYELDPANPILTSRHDPTLLLQKAGHASLVDTPSGEWYIVHLCGRPIPATGRCILGRETAIQKMIWTEEGWFRLEHGGREPQVKVQAPALSEHKWEPSATRDHFASVKLDMQFATLRIPLGEDMMSLKERPGYLRLKGKESLISTHRQSLVARRQQAFRYTASTFMEFEPDNFQQMAGLVCYYNRQNFYYLRVSHDEHLGKCLGIISAQNMAFNLPIPDIGIDGWKHIFLRAAIDYDQLQFYYAKNEEDWIPIGPVMDASTLSDEFCDGMTFTGAFVGLCCQDMSGGGKHADFDWFEYVEYE, from the coding sequence ATGAATAATTTCATTACTAATCCTATACTGCCGGGATTCAACCCAGATCCCTCGATTCTTCGGGTTGGAGAAGACTTTTATATTGCAACTTCAACCTTTGAATGGTTTCCCGGAGTACAGATTCATCATTCCAGGGATCTGATCCACTGGCAGCTCATCGCCCGCCCTTTAAATAGCGTGTCTCACCTCGATATGAGGGGGAACCCCTGTTCCGGAGGGGTGTGGGCCCCCTGCTTAAGTTACTCCGAGGGTGTATTTTACTTAATTTATACAGATGCAAAATCAGTGGATGGTTGGGGGTTCAAGGATACGCACAATTATCTTGTGACGGCCACGGATTTGACTGGGAAATGGTCTGAGCCTATATACCTGAACAGCAGCGGATTTGATCCTTCATTATTTCACGATGATGACGGCAGAAAATGGCTCGTCAACATGCTGTGGGATTACCGTTCGGTGAGGAATCTGTTTGCAGGAATTGTTCTTCAGGAATATTCCATGAAGGAGAAAAAGCTCGTGGGCAATCCGGTGAATATTTTTATGGGATCAGAGCTAGGCATAACGGAAGGGCCTCATCTTTACAAGCATAATGGTTATTACTATCTGATGACTGCGGAAGGGGGGACTGGGTTGCATCATGCGGTTACAATGGCACGTTCCATCAATATCGAAGGCCCGTATGAACTGGATCCGGCCAATCCCATACTGACTTCCAGGCATGATCCGACATTACTTCTTCAGAAAGCAGGGCATGCTAGCCTTGTGGATACTCCGAGTGGAGAATGGTATATAGTTCATCTTTGCGGCAGGCCGATTCCTGCAACCGGGAGATGTATTTTGGGCAGGGAGACAGCCATTCAAAAAATGATATGGACTGAAGAAGGCTGGTTTAGGCTCGAGCATGGGGGACGGGAGCCTCAAGTAAAAGTGCAGGCTCCAGCTCTGTCTGAGCATAAATGGGAACCGAGCGCCACGAGAGATCACTTTGCCTCAGTGAAGTTAGACATGCAGTTTGCTACGCTAAGAATTCCTTTAGGCGAGGATATGATGTCGTTAAAAGAGCGGCCGGGATATCTTAGATTAAAAGGAAAAGAATCATTGATATCCACTCACAGGCAAAGCCTGGTGGCTAGAAGGCAGCAAGCATTTCGTTACACCGCATCCACCTTCATGGAATTTGAACCCGACAACTTTCAGCAAATGGCCGGTCTTGTATGTTATTACAATAGACAGAATTTCTATTATTTGAGGGTAAGCCATGATGAGCATTTGGGAAAATGCCTCGGTATCATCTCTGCACAAAATATGGCGTTCAATTTACCCATTCCGGATATTGGAATTGACGGATGGAAGCATATCTTCCTCCGGGCAGCAATCGACTATGATCAATTGCAGTTTTATTATGCCAAAAATGAAGAAGATTGGATTCCGATTGGTCCGGTGATGGATGCAAGCACATTGTCCGATGAATTCTGTGATGGAATGACCTTTACCGGCGCCTTTGTCGGTCTTTGCTGCCAAGATATGAGCGGAGGCGGCAAGCATGCCGATTTCGATTGGTTTGAGTATGTGGAATATGAATAA
- a CDS encoding carbohydrate ABC transporter permease, which yields MRTRENRVTQIIAHLFCGFIALCAILPFILLITSSITDEAWATQNGYSFFPGELSLEAYKYIGVQWDMIGRAYFMTLIVTVIGTTVSVLITTLFAYGISQTNIPGMRTVNFLLIFTMLFNGGLVATYYMYVHYLSIKDTIWALLIPSLLLNAFNVILVKNYISYSIPGALKEAATIDGASEFKIFAKIIMPLSLPIIATIGLMTGLSYWNDWQNGLYYLSGRGGAHLNTIQIILNNINENIQVLQQNASQAQAIGANTSQLPSTTIRMAIAALGILPILVLYPFFQRYFVKGITLGGVKE from the coding sequence ATGCGAACGCGCGAGAATCGAGTAACTCAAATTATCGCCCATCTTTTTTGCGGATTTATTGCATTATGTGCGATATTACCATTTATTCTTTTAATCACATCTTCTATTACAGATGAAGCTTGGGCGACCCAAAACGGATATTCATTTTTTCCTGGAGAATTAAGTTTGGAAGCATATAAGTATATAGGTGTACAGTGGGACATGATTGGTAGAGCGTATTTCATGACCCTAATTGTAACTGTTATTGGTACTACAGTTAGTGTGCTTATCACTACTCTTTTCGCCTATGGAATTTCACAAACTAATATACCGGGTATGAGGACTGTTAATTTCCTGCTTATTTTCACCATGCTCTTCAACGGTGGATTGGTGGCGACTTATTACATGTATGTCCATTACTTGAGTATAAAAGATACAATATGGGCCCTGCTTATTCCGAGTCTACTTTTGAACGCCTTTAATGTTATTTTGGTAAAGAATTATATTTCATATAGTATTCCCGGTGCTCTGAAAGAAGCTGCAACCATTGACGGAGCGAGTGAATTCAAAATTTTCGCCAAGATTATTATGCCACTCAGTTTACCGATTATTGCAACAATTGGGTTGATGACCGGCTTATCGTATTGGAATGACTGGCAGAACGGCCTGTACTATTTATCTGGTCGGGGCGGGGCTCATTTAAACACTATTCAAATTATATTAAACAATATCAACGAAAACATACAAGTTTTGCAGCAAAATGCGTCCCAAGCACAGGCTATCGGTGCCAATACATCCCAATTGCCATCCACTACAATTAGAATGGCCATAGCCGCTCTAGGAATATTACCGATTCTTGTGTTATATCCATTTTTTCAAAGGTATTTTGTAAAAGGAATTACCTTAGGTGGAGTTAAAGAGTAA